One genomic window of Quercus robur chromosome 6, dhQueRobu3.1, whole genome shotgun sequence includes the following:
- the LOC126732482 gene encoding soluble inorganic pyrophosphatase-like isoform X1: MAKNGGEASGRTSSGFPQVVLNERILNSMSRRSIAAHPWHDLEIGPGAPSVFNCVVEIGKGSKVKYELDKTSGLIKVDRVLYSSVVYPHNYGFIPRTICEDSDPMDVLVLMQEPVLPCTFLRARAIGLMPMIDQGEKDDKIIAVCADDPEFRHYKDIKELPPHRLAEIRRFFEDYKKNENKKVDVEDFLPAESAIEASKYSMDLYASYIVESLRQ, encoded by the exons ATGGCTAAAAATGGTGGAGAAGCGAGTGGGAGAACTTCGTCGGGGTTCCCACAGGTGGTTCTCAATGAGAGGATCCTTAATTCAATGTCCCGAAGATCTATAGCTGCTCATCCTTGGCATGACTTGGAGATTG GACCAGGTGCTCCATCGGTTTTCAACTGT GTTGTTGAAATTGGAAAAGGCAGCAAGGTTAAGTACGAGCTTGACAAGACAAGTGGCCTTATAAAA GTTGATCGTGTTCTCTACTCATCTGTTGTTTATCCACACAACTATGGTTTCATCCCACGAACAATTTGTGAAGACAGTGATCCCATGGATGTCCTGGTACTGATGCAG GAGCCTGTGCTACCTTGTACTTTCCTTCGTGCTCGTGCTATTGGATTAATGCCTATGATTGACCAG GGTGAAAAGGATGACAAAATCATAGCAGTATGTGCTGATGATCCTGAGTTCCGCCATTACAAGGACATCAAGGAGCTTCCTCCACATCGGCTTGCTGAAATCCGCCGTTTTTTTGAGGACT acaaaaagaatgaaaacaAGAAAGTTGATGTGGAAGACTTCCTGCCAGCTGAGTCTGCCATTGAAGCCAGCAAGTACTCCAT GGACCTGTATGCATCCTACATTGTTGAAAGCTTGAGGCAGTAA